One window of Streptomyces sp. NBC_00273 genomic DNA carries:
- a CDS encoding LacI family DNA-binding transcriptional regulator, with amino-acid sequence MRPHVNQRRTRVLELVRARGTVRVTDLARELGVSPVTLRRDIEAMTARGEVRRMHGGIGRVEPERRAAAVTGPTAGLGVGMVVPTADHSYADVVRGAREAIEARGARLTVGLTRYLTGEDRIQADRLLSTGAHGLLLTPNWETGSPRPGEGAWTAELTVPAVLVERWAPPGHPAATLDRVASDHAHGAAAAVRHLAGLGHRRIALAGRDTPATARLRAGYEAAVAALDLEPAPPWPPAGPDPLSEAGLFARSLDYLCGAVTTGGVTAALVHSDTDAIMLIPRLQARGVRVPEDLALIAYGDQVAGLAGVPLSAVAPPQHEVGRRAADLLLDRLTTTGPETGPRQHVGLLPHLTIRS; translated from the coding sequence TTGAGACCGCACGTGAACCAGCGTCGGACCCGCGTGCTCGAGCTCGTCCGGGCCCGGGGCACCGTGCGGGTGACGGACCTGGCCCGGGAACTCGGCGTCTCGCCGGTCACCCTGCGGCGGGACATCGAGGCGATGACGGCGCGGGGCGAGGTCCGGCGGATGCACGGGGGGATCGGCCGGGTGGAACCGGAGCGCCGGGCAGCCGCGGTGACGGGGCCGACCGCCGGGCTGGGGGTCGGGATGGTGGTGCCGACGGCCGACCACTCCTACGCCGATGTGGTGCGCGGGGCCCGCGAGGCGATCGAGGCGCGGGGCGCCCGGCTGACCGTGGGCCTGACGCGGTACCTGACGGGCGAGGACCGGATACAGGCGGACCGGCTCCTGTCCACGGGGGCCCACGGGCTGCTGCTGACCCCGAACTGGGAGACCGGATCCCCCCGGCCCGGGGAGGGCGCCTGGACCGCGGAACTCACCGTTCCTGCCGTACTGGTGGAGCGCTGGGCCCCGCCGGGGCATCCGGCGGCCACCCTGGACCGGGTGGCGTCCGACCACGCGCACGGCGCGGCCGCGGCGGTCCGGCACCTGGCCGGGCTGGGGCACCGGCGGATCGCACTCGCCGGCCGGGACACCCCGGCGACGGCCCGGCTGCGCGCCGGGTACGAGGCCGCCGTGGCCGCCCTCGATCTGGAACCGGCGCCGCCGTGGCCGCCCGCCGGACCGGACCCGCTCTCCGAGGCCGGCCTGTTCGCCCGGAGCCTGGACTACCTGTGCGGGGCGGTGACGACGGGCGGGGTGACCGCGGCCCTGGTCCACAGCGACACCGACGCGATCATGCTGATCCCCAGGCTCCAGGCCCGGGGCGTGCGGGTGCCCGAGGACCTGGCGTTGATCGCGTACGGCGACCAGGTGGCCGGGCTGGCCGGCGTACCGCTGTCGGCGGTGGCACCGCCCCAGCACGAAGTGGGCAGGCGGGCGGCGGACCTGCTGCTGGACCGGCTGACCACCACCGGTCCGGAGACCGGCCCCCGACAACACGTGGGGTTGCTCCCGCACCTGACGATCCGCTCGTAG
- a CDS encoding maleylpyruvate isomerase N-terminal domain-containing protein → MDLFTRSWTALRTAVAEIPDPDFARPSGCAGWLVRDLVCHLVIDAQDVLITLATPAATEPTVDAVTYWHVADRPPTGEDPLEALTVRLAAAYGDPHLLRFHLDDVGSAAGRAAELADPRTRVGTRDEVLTVRDYLGAYVLEWTLHHLDLIAHLPDARTRPPEESLARSRAMLEQLAGAAFPASFTDRDALLVGTGRSAPTDAQRAELRDVAVRLPLVLS, encoded by the coding sequence GTGGATCTTTTCACCCGTTCCTGGACGGCCTTGCGCACGGCGGTCGCCGAGATCCCGGACCCGGACTTCGCACGGCCGTCGGGCTGCGCCGGCTGGCTCGTACGGGACCTCGTGTGCCACCTGGTCATCGATGCCCAGGACGTCCTGATCACCCTCGCCACCCCCGCCGCGACGGAGCCGACCGTCGACGCGGTGACCTACTGGCACGTCGCGGACCGGCCACCGACCGGCGAGGACCCGCTCGAAGCGCTCACCGTGCGGCTGGCCGCCGCGTACGGGGACCCGCACCTGCTCCGGTTCCACCTCGACGACGTCGGCTCCGCCGCCGGCCGCGCCGCCGAACTCGCCGACCCGAGGACCCGGGTGGGCACCCGCGACGAGGTCCTCACCGTGAGGGACTACCTCGGCGCGTACGTCCTGGAGTGGACGCTGCACCACCTCGACCTGATCGCCCACCTCCCGGACGCGCGGACCCGGCCGCCCGAGGAGAGCCTGGCCCGCTCCCGCGCCATGCTGGAGCAGCTCGCCGGGGCGGCGTTCCCCGCGTCGTTCACCGACCGGGACGCGCTCCTGGTCGGCACCGGCCGCAGCGCACCCACCGACGCGCAGCGGGCCGAACTGCGCGACGTGGCGGTGAGGCTCCCGCTCGTCCTGAGCTGA